A window from Dermacentor albipictus isolate Rhodes 1998 colony chromosome 10, USDA_Dalb.pri_finalv2, whole genome shotgun sequence encodes these proteins:
- the LOC139050547 gene encoding U8-agatoxin-Ao1a-like yields MQSQLVALTLVVIFLVGTVVAVPYNNYDDTLLDEYKQRLENYLMSADKRSCIRRGATCDGRPNDCCNQSACRCNLWGTNCRCQRAGLFQSLGKK; encoded by the exons ATGCAGTCGCAGCTGGTCGCTCTTACCTTAGTAGTCATTTTCCTTGTGGGAACAGTGGTGGCTGTGCCCTACAACAACTATG ATGACACCCTCTTAGATGAATACAAGCAGCGACTCGAGAACTATTTGATGTCTGCTGACAA GCGCAGCTGTATCCGACGGGGTGCAACCTGCGATGGTCGGCCCAACGACTGCTGCAACCAGTCGGCTTGCCGCTGCAACCTCTGGGGCACCAACTGTCGTTGCCAGAGGGCCGGCCTCTTCCAGTCGCTGGGCAAGAAGTGA
- the LOC139050812 gene encoding ionotropic receptor 93a-like, protein MPTIERMEMGEITPSYAFTEMHFMTPKPSKYVDPFAFASSFSVEVWFTLFISMLIISATFTLDKCVQEKNTESMLRKFGSSFWLCSTYFFNAAKHERVTNVSTRILLGSWSIFLFILVTLLSSRLVSTMLVKSTEDHVDTLDDVLRFPKLKILVERKTGFEDFVMKPKTAFFKKLQRHVVLVQGSIVPGAVLDDVFDRVEGGGHVVLHERHFQDATLAARYARRGHCSFRRARQSLYLQPVGMMLRKGLKPDVKRTIKTHLRRAFEMGLQVRPMQPYIFNATRCYAEDPEEAAAYRLEDMQGAFFSLVLGLALSLGMFLMELAVNGTRPFKLSRRPLH, encoded by the exons ATGCCTACCATAGAGAGAATGGAAATGGGAGAAATTACGCCATCTTACGCCTTCACCGAAATGCACTTCATGACCCCGAAACCTTCGAAATATGTCGATCCCTTTGCGTTTGCGTCGTCTTTCAGCGTAGAG GTGTGGTTCACCCTGTTCATTTCTATGCTGATTATTTCTGCGACGTTCACTCTGGACAAGTGTGTTCAAGAAAAGAACACGGAAAGCATGCTTCGAAAGTTTGGAAGCAGTTTTTGGCTTTGCAGCACGTATTTCTTCAATGCAG CAAAACATGAAAGGGTGACCAACGTTTCGACCAGGATTCTGCTCGGATCGTGGAGCATCTTCCTTTTCATATTGGTGACGTTGTTGAGCAGCCGTCTTGTGAGCACCATGCTTGTGAAGAGCACCGAAGATCACGTGGACACCCTTGACGACGTTCTCAGGTTTCCGAAGCTCAAGATCCTTGTTGAAAGAAAGACTGGCTTTGAGGATTTCGTCATG AAACCGAAAACTGCTTTCTTCAAAAAGCTTCAACGCCATGTAGTGCTCGTCCAAGGCTCCATTGTTCCCGGAGCAGTGCTGGATGACGTGTTCGACCGCGTCGAAGGTGGGGGTCACGTGGTCCTGCACGAGCGGCACTTCCAGGACGCCACGTTGGCGGCGCGCTACGCTCGGCGTGGCCATTGCAGTTTCAGGCGAGCACGTCAGAGCCTGTACCTGCAGCCCGTGGGCATGATGCTTAGGAAGGGCCTGAAGCCAGACGTCAAGCGCACCATAAAGACGCA cctgaGGAGAGCATTCGAGATGGGCCTCCAGGTTAGGCCAATGCAACCATACATATTCAACGCGACCAGGTGCTACGCCGAAGATCCCGAGGAAGCCGCCGCTTACCGACTTGAGGACATGCAGGGAGCGTTCTTTTCCCTTGTCTTGGGTCTTGCACTTTCCTTGGGAATGTTCCTGATGGAGCTGGCAGTAAACGGCACTCGACCATTCAAGCTGAGCCGCCGACCTCTCCACTAA